One Mycobacterium sp. SMC-4 DNA window includes the following coding sequences:
- a CDS encoding DUF3329 domain-containing protein codes for MKLTVMTDRERDDDKAAEEPDVAESAEEPDVAESATGSDVAESATGSDVAESATGSDKATDAGRPPWRRRAAIGAVALLIFAGFATSGVLGWQLWQQRQVADAAAAARNAAVDYAQVLTSIDSANVDENFNQVLAGATGEFKDMYSQSSAELRQLLIDNKATAHGIVTESAVESAAKNEVVVLLFVDQSVSNTAVPDPRIDRSRIKMTMQDVDGRWLASKVELR; via the coding sequence ATGAAATTGACTGTCATGACCGATCGAGAACGCGACGACGACAAGGCCGCGGAGGAACCTGATGTCGCCGAGTCCGCGGAGGAACCTGATGTCGCCGAGTCCGCGACGGGATCTGATGTCGCCGAGTCCGCGACGGGATCTGATGTCGCCGAGTCCGCGACGGGATCTGACAAGGCGACCGACGCCGGCCGGCCGCCGTGGCGTCGCCGCGCCGCAATCGGCGCGGTGGCGCTGCTGATCTTCGCCGGCTTCGCCACCTCCGGGGTGCTCGGATGGCAGCTTTGGCAGCAGCGCCAAGTCGCCGATGCCGCCGCCGCGGCGCGCAATGCCGCTGTGGATTACGCGCAGGTGCTGACGAGCATCGACTCGGCCAACGTCGACGAGAACTTCAATCAGGTCCTCGCCGGTGCCACCGGGGAGTTCAAAGACATGTATTCCCAGTCCAGTGCCGAACTGCGCCAGTTGCTCATCGACAACAAGGCCACCGCCCACGGCATCGTCACCGAATCGGCTGTCGAATCGGCGGCGAAGAACGAAGTCGTGGTCCTGCTGTTCGTCGACCAGTCGGTGTCCAACACCGCTGTGCCCGACCCGCGGATCGACCGCAGCAGAATCAAGATGACCATGCAGGACGTCGACGGACGTTGGCTGGCAAGCAAAGTCGAGCTGCGGTAA
- a CDS encoding mannan-binding family protein yields the protein MVLRFIRRSAVAVLATAVCVTASPASASAPSFCDELGGQWDGQFCTTSVISDRKAVRDIKMALPGDLVQNPVIREYLTNLMNNWRNAAKAMVQDSFGEQHFQIFQHGEAMTAVFHEMYSGTVGTDALAHPNAPIISDAYRTFTFAGGRQVQLADLFKPGVDHLAEIPRLGAPFIVAALDAAPPPHQPGTYPFIPERWTPDKVYSGGYRAWALTPDELILYMPDYPVGRDSPINFSPGALQWFMDGGTVQARIPLSALSPVLRPEFGGL from the coding sequence ATCGTGCTCCGGTTCATTCGCAGGAGCGCGGTCGCCGTGTTGGCCACGGCGGTGTGCGTCACCGCATCGCCCGCGTCGGCATCAGCACCCTCGTTCTGTGATGAGCTGGGCGGTCAGTGGGACGGGCAATTCTGTACGACGTCGGTGATCTCGGACCGCAAAGCCGTCCGAGACATCAAGATGGCGCTGCCCGGCGATCTCGTGCAGAACCCCGTCATCCGGGAATACCTGACCAATCTGATGAACAACTGGCGCAACGCGGCCAAGGCGATGGTCCAGGACAGCTTCGGGGAGCAACATTTCCAGATCTTTCAGCACGGCGAGGCGATGACGGCCGTCTTCCACGAGATGTACTCGGGAACCGTCGGTACCGACGCCTTGGCCCATCCGAACGCGCCCATCATCAGCGACGCGTACCGGACCTTCACCTTCGCCGGCGGGCGGCAGGTGCAACTGGCCGATCTGTTCAAACCAGGCGTCGATCACCTGGCCGAGATCCCGCGCCTCGGTGCGCCGTTCATCGTCGCTGCCCTCGATGCCGCACCGCCGCCGCACCAACCGGGAACCTATCCGTTCATCCCGGAACGCTGGACGCCGGACAAGGTGTATTCGGGGGGATACAGAGCGTGGGCGCTGACCCCCGACGAGCTGATCCTCTACATGCCGGACTACCCCGTGGGGCGCGATTCGCCCATCAACTTCTCGCCGGGCGCCCTGCAGTGGTTCATGGACGGTGGCACGGTACAGGCCCGGATCCCGCTGTCGGCGCTGTCGCCGGTACTGCGTCCCGAATTCGGTGGGCTGTAG